A window of Christiangramia forsetii KT0803 contains these coding sequences:
- a CDS encoding response regulator transcription factor has product MKKKDIQILLVDDEPDILEIVGYNLSSEGYSVITADNGADAVKIAKKKKPHLIILDVMMPEMDGIEACEQIRKMPDMEGTIITFLTARGEDYSQMAGFDAGADDYITKPIKPKVLVSKVKALLRRYREEDTSSNIVKLGDITINREEYKIVQNGNEMALPRKEFELLSLLASKPGKVFKREDILDNVWGNDIVVGGRTIDVHIRKLREKIGDDKIKTIKGVGYKFVV; this is encoded by the coding sequence ATGAAGAAAAAAGACATTCAGATTTTATTAGTTGATGATGAGCCGGATATCCTGGAAATAGTGGGTTATAACCTTTCTTCAGAAGGTTATAGTGTTATTACTGCAGATAATGGTGCAGATGCTGTGAAAATTGCTAAGAAAAAGAAACCACATCTTATAATCCTTGATGTGATGATGCCAGAGATGGATGGGATTGAAGCTTGTGAACAGATTAGAAAAATGCCAGATATGGAGGGCACTATTATTACCTTTCTTACTGCGCGTGGTGAAGATTATTCCCAAATGGCAGGATTTGATGCCGGAGCCGATGACTACATTACAAAACCTATTAAGCCAAAAGTTTTGGTTAGTAAGGTGAAAGCTCTATTAAGAAGGTATCGGGAAGAAGACACGTCATCTAATATTGTGAAATTAGGTGATATTACCATTAATCGTGAAGAATATAAGATCGTGCAAAATGGGAATGAGATGGCGCTGCCTCGCAAAGAATTTGAGCTGCTCTCATTATTGGCTTCAAAACCCGGAAAGGTTTTCAAAAGAGAAGATATTCTTGATAATGTATGGGGGAATGATATTGTAGTAGGAGGCAGGACTATAGATGTTCATATTAGAAAACTCCGGGAAAAAATTGGCGACGATAAAATCAAAACTATCAAGGGAGTTGGTTATAAGTTTGTTGTTTAA
- a CDS encoding sensor histidine kinase, with protein sequence MAQKFKRSYRFALRTALYISVFLSVIMGLFAFFEVQSIWVSLFIFAIFCYFFSFLIIQYRVERFIYRRIKKVYDNVSLLDSKTLSPNQITTDMSSLTREVKKFAEDKKLEIETLKVREGYRKEFMGNVSHELKTPLFTVQGYILTLLDGAHKDKVIRKKYLARANRGVERLIYIVKDLDMITKLETGDLHLRYETFDIVELIQASFDLLEMKAAKKEITLTFDFDYEEPIYVRADRERIQQVLTNLIVNSVKYGKKGGTTEISIENLIKNKVIVRCTDNGEGIENENIPRLFERFYRVDKSGSRKEGGSGLGLSIVKHILEAHKEKIYVESVFGVGSEFSFTLEKRKKIPEDSVIPEIT encoded by the coding sequence ATGGCACAAAAATTCAAACGTTCATATAGATTTGCTCTTAGAACTGCCCTTTACATAAGTGTTTTTCTAAGTGTGATCATGGGGCTTTTTGCTTTTTTTGAGGTTCAATCTATATGGGTTTCACTATTTATTTTTGCCATTTTCTGTTACTTTTTTTCTTTTTTAATTATTCAATATAGAGTAGAGCGTTTTATTTATAGAAGAATAAAGAAGGTGTATGATAATGTCTCTTTGCTGGATTCAAAAACACTGAGTCCCAATCAAATCACTACAGATATGTCCAGTCTTACCCGTGAGGTAAAGAAATTTGCTGAAGACAAAAAACTGGAGATTGAAACATTAAAGGTGAGGGAAGGATATCGAAAGGAGTTTATGGGAAATGTTTCTCATGAGTTAAAAACACCCTTGTTCACTGTTCAGGGATATATTCTCACACTCCTGGATGGCGCTCATAAAGATAAAGTTATCAGAAAAAAATATTTAGCGAGAGCTAATAGAGGTGTTGAGAGACTTATTTATATTGTAAAAGACCTTGATATGATCACCAAACTTGAAACTGGCGATCTTCATTTGCGTTATGAAACTTTTGATATTGTAGAGTTAATTCAGGCTTCATTTGATCTTCTTGAAATGAAAGCAGCTAAAAAGGAAATTACGCTAACTTTTGATTTTGATTATGAAGAGCCAATCTATGTGAGAGCCGATAGGGAAAGAATTCAGCAGGTACTTACCAATCTTATTGTTAATTCGGTTAAATATGGTAAGAAAGGCGGGACTACGGAGATTAGTATCGAAAATCTAATTAAAAATAAAGTGATAGTGAGGTGTACCGATAATGGTGAAGGAATTGAGAATGAAAACATTCCTCGTTTATTCGAACGTTTCTATCGCGTTGATAAAAGCGGTTCCCGTAAAGAAGGAGGCTCTGGCCTTGGACTCTCCATTGTAAAACATATCCTTGAAGCTCATAAAGAGAAAATTTATGTTGAAAGTGTCTTTGGGGTTGGAAGCGAATTTTCATTCACGCTCGAAAAAAGAAAAAAGATCCCTGAAGACAGTGTGATTCCCGAAATCACTTAA
- a CDS encoding glycosyltransferase family protein, translating to MSKKRILVAILNWGLGHATRCIPIIKELQLNDFEPIIASDGQALELLKKEFPGLNHIELPSYNIQYSKNGRYLKWKMIKDSPKILKAIREENELTSKIVESYNIQGIISDNRFGVRSKKLKKNVFITHQLNVLSGSTSFLSSYIHQQYIGKFDQCWVPDVEKESNLSGILGHPKMKPKNVKYIGLLSRLEKRRTPELYDFLVLLSGPEPQRSILESILLKKLKKYEARILFIRGVISEEKLNLPDTTIEIKNYLYGKALEEAINSSKYIISRSGYTTLMDLAKLHKKAFFIPTPGQKEQEYLAKRLEKLGIAPFCKQEKFDLTQLKRIEDYKGLSDFGNHTVFRDLFSFFERE from the coding sequence ATGTCAAAGAAGAGAATATTGGTGGCCATACTCAATTGGGGATTAGGTCATGCTACCCGGTGTATTCCAATAATAAAAGAGCTTCAGCTAAATGATTTTGAACCCATTATAGCTTCAGACGGGCAGGCTCTTGAACTTTTAAAAAAGGAATTTCCAGGTTTAAATCATATTGAACTTCCTTCCTATAATATTCAGTACTCTAAAAATGGAAGATATCTTAAATGGAAAATGATCAAGGATAGCCCAAAGATCCTGAAGGCTATAAGAGAGGAAAACGAACTCACCAGCAAAATAGTTGAAAGCTATAATATTCAGGGGATTATTTCAGATAATCGTTTTGGTGTAAGAAGTAAAAAGCTGAAAAAAAATGTATTTATCACCCATCAGCTGAATGTTCTTAGTGGAAGCACTTCGTTTTTAAGCAGCTATATACATCAGCAATATATTGGCAAATTTGATCAATGCTGGGTACCGGATGTTGAGAAAGAAAGCAACCTAAGTGGTATTTTAGGACATCCCAAAATGAAGCCAAAGAATGTAAAATATATTGGCCTACTAAGCAGACTGGAAAAAAGAAGAACTCCTGAATTATATGATTTTCTAGTATTGTTAAGCGGTCCTGAACCTCAGCGAAGCATCCTTGAATCTATTTTACTGAAAAAACTCAAAAAATATGAAGCCCGAATACTTTTTATTCGCGGAGTAATTTCAGAAGAGAAATTAAATTTACCGGATACAACTATTGAAATCAAGAATTATCTCTACGGAAAAGCTCTTGAAGAAGCTATAAATTCAAGTAAATATATTATTTCCAGATCTGGTTATACTACCCTGATGGATCTTGCTAAATTGCATAAAAAGGCATTTTTTATTCCTACCCCGGGGCAAAAAGAACAGGAATATCTGGCAAAAAGACTTGAAAAACTAGGGATTGCTCCTTTTTGCAAACAGGAAAAATTTGATTTGACTCAGTTAAAAAGGATTGAAGATTATAAAGGTTTAAGTGATTTCGGGAATCACACTGTCTTCAGGGATCTTTTTTCTTTTTTCGAGCGTGAATGA
- the trmB gene encoding tRNA (guanosine(46)-N7)-methyltransferase TrmB, whose translation MGSKNKLRRFKENEKFENVIQPSREELTDNVFELKGKWSENFFKNDHPIVLELGCGKGEYTVELARKNPDKNFIGIDIKGARFWRGAKTALEEGLDNVAFIRTQIELIEYVFATNEVSEIWITFPDPQIKYKRTKHRLTNTDFLQRYKNVLKQDGIMHLKTDSEFMHGYTLGLLHGEGHEILYAHHDIYKNEYSPKEVTGIQTFYENQYLENGKPITYIRFKIK comes from the coding sequence GTGGGAAGTAAGAATAAACTCAGACGCTTTAAAGAAAACGAAAAATTCGAAAATGTTATCCAGCCTTCCAGGGAAGAGCTTACAGATAATGTATTCGAACTAAAAGGAAAATGGAGCGAAAATTTTTTCAAAAATGATCATCCTATCGTTCTTGAACTAGGTTGTGGAAAAGGCGAATATACGGTGGAATTAGCCAGGAAAAATCCCGATAAGAACTTTATAGGGATAGATATAAAAGGAGCCAGGTTCTGGCGTGGCGCAAAAACAGCTTTAGAAGAAGGTCTGGATAATGTAGCTTTTATTCGTACTCAAATTGAACTTATAGAGTATGTTTTTGCTACTAACGAGGTTAGTGAGATATGGATCACTTTTCCCGATCCTCAGATAAAATATAAGCGAACAAAACACAGATTAACAAATACTGATTTTCTTCAACGATATAAAAATGTTTTGAAGCAAGACGGGATTATGCATCTAAAGACAGATTCAGAATTCATGCATGGGTATACGTTAGGGCTTTTACATGGTGAAGGGCATGAAATTTTATATGCTCATCACGATATTTATAAAAACGAATATTCTCCAAAAGAGGTGACCGGGATACAAACTTTCTACGAAAACCAGTATCTTGAAAATGGAAAACCAATTACGTATATTCGATTCAAGATTAAATAA
- a CDS encoding LysE family translocator: protein MEETKLFLITYLAAFIGVVPPGLVNMTVAKTCVEKGKKNGLYVAIGAGIVILIQAFIAVLLAKYIFDHPFVRKMLLRAGLVVFCILAVYFFIQARHKRGIRHNRQKANANSIFKGMLIAALNVFPIPYFVAIAGAMDISGGEMEYPWSLIISFAAAACLGSFTSLYLYVVLFDKIEKKAESFAKYSNYFMAGLMLVLIVVALIRIFNT, encoded by the coding sequence TTGGAAGAAACAAAACTTTTCCTAATTACTTACCTGGCTGCTTTTATTGGAGTAGTTCCACCCGGTTTGGTAAATATGACCGTTGCCAAAACCTGTGTTGAAAAAGGTAAGAAAAACGGACTCTATGTAGCCATAGGTGCAGGGATTGTTATTCTAATTCAAGCCTTTATAGCAGTACTACTGGCAAAATATATTTTTGATCATCCTTTCGTACGGAAGATGCTTTTAAGAGCAGGTTTAGTAGTATTCTGTATTCTGGCAGTTTATTTCTTCATCCAGGCAAGACATAAAAGAGGGATTAGGCATAATCGTCAAAAAGCCAATGCAAATAGTATTTTTAAAGGAATGCTCATTGCTGCCCTAAACGTTTTTCCTATTCCTTATTTTGTAGCTATTGCCGGAGCCATGGATATTAGTGGAGGAGAGATGGAATACCCCTGGTCTTTAATTATTTCTTTTGCAGCAGCAGCCTGTTTGGGGAGTTTTACCTCCCTTTACCTTTATGTGGTCCTTTTTGATAAAATTGAAAAGAAGGCTGAATCGTTTGCGAAATATTCTAATTATTTTATGGCCGGTTTAATGTTGGTGCTTATTGTAGTTGCGCTTATAAGAATATTCAATACATAG
- a CDS encoding MGMT family protein — protein sequence MSNNSGFFERVYEVCRLIPEGRVTSYGAIAKYLGAAKSARMVGWAMNSSKKLEDVPAHRVVNRKGLLTGKSHFGGSNAMQQLLEEEGVEVIELQILNFEKYFWDPMKELSRDL from the coding sequence TTGAGTAATAATTCCGGATTTTTTGAGAGAGTTTATGAAGTTTGCAGGCTTATTCCTGAGGGCAGGGTGACTTCCTACGGAGCGATCGCTAAATATCTGGGAGCTGCCAAAAGTGCAAGAATGGTGGGTTGGGCTATGAATTCTTCTAAAAAACTAGAAGATGTTCCCGCTCATAGAGTGGTGAATAGAAAAGGCTTGCTTACAGGGAAAAGTCATTTTGGAGGAAGCAATGCCATGCAACAGCTACTTGAAGAAGAAGGGGTAGAGGTAATAGAACTTCAGATCCTTAATTTCGAAAAGTATTTCTGGGATCCTATGAAAGAACTTTCCCGGGATTTGTAG